Proteins encoded in a region of the Flavobacterium sp. MDT1-60 genome:
- a CDS encoding CIA30 family protein — MSYTLKSSSSIIIGLPANAVSGSELVIMTPGGMAKKTIEFATLILVSDFDGNGARTSWNAYGDIDSFNANTTGGPTGSYAALTWSGSTANGYNGSSAGGGTNFLSATNTDATKTFIDIDVSANVVGAQFAIQLNTIDGVNYGYNFKVTDVNWTTKTINLADFKDNYGFGSNSAATLDASKVNEIKVGIAQGDTPNPSVIKFDNIKIRYQ, encoded by the coding sequence GTGAGCTATACGCTAAAATCGTCTTCTTCAATCATTATCGGTTTACCGGCAAATGCTGTTTCCGGATCAGAGTTGGTAATCATGACACCGGGAGGTATGGCAAAAAAAACAATAGAGTTTGCCACATTAATTCTTGTATCTGATTTTGACGGAAATGGTGCCAGAACGAGTTGGAATGCTTATGGTGATATTGATAGCTTTAACGCCAATACTACAGGAGGTCCGACAGGAAGTTATGCTGCACTTACATGGTCTGGCTCAACGGCTAATGGTTACAACGGAAGCAGTGCCGGAGGCGGAACTAATTTTCTAAGCGCAACTAATACTGATGCAACAAAAACTTTTATAGATATTGATGTAAGTGCCAACGTAGTTGGTGCTCAATTTGCCATACAATTAAATACTATTGATGGGGTAAATTATGGTTATAATTTTAAAGTAACCGATGTTAATTGGACTACCAAGACCATAAATTTAGCTGATTTTAAAGATAATTATGGGTTTGGTTCAAATTCGGCTGCTACGTTGGATGCTTCTAAAGTTAATGAAATCAAGGTAGGAATCGCTCAGGGAGACACCCCTAATCCTAGTGTAATTAAATTTGATAATATCAAGATTCGTTACCAATAA
- a CDS encoding RagB/SusD family nutrient uptake outer membrane protein encodes MGMLIPLLSLFSCSDDFLDAPSENQLTPADLPEGITAFDGIAESLYFKPWFTFNDKFLIAVGDMYAGNAFSFDGAYAQFKDAQVTSQNPILTEGYVSLFSVVDQSNNLMSLVEERKSELPEASYKNAIAISRFMRANAYFYLVRTFGAVPIISKAGSAAQPKRNLVSDVYKFIKQDLEYAAQNLPERSLKKGYVTKYVAMGILAKVHLTLNEYAECSALTQKIIGNQYTLIQDYGNLFSSPENNNSAESMFALQWKAIATEWGTQNTNQAYIVPGGTGITGGGDGWGVYLPSISLQAGFEPKDTRKKNTIMTDGDFYPELLKTQGGFTYKKILSSTGANFRKYIVGSAAERNDVFFMRTSQNTIILRYSDVLLMHAEAILAGAGSTTSAAALSAFNEVRSRAGLPAKTILTRNDLFNERRIEFALEGQYFFDLKRRGLAEATAIISQQEVGFYSDDARTELVSRKITPGSNYFELPLPQSAIDTNPSLLEPPVPFNFN; translated from the coding sequence ATGGGAATGCTAATACCATTGCTGTCTTTATTTTCCTGTTCAGATGATTTTTTGGATGCACCGTCTGAAAATCAATTAACCCCGGCCGACTTACCCGAAGGAATTACAGCTTTTGACGGAATCGCAGAGAGTTTGTACTTTAAGCCGTGGTTTACCTTTAATGATAAATTCCTGATTGCTGTAGGAGATATGTATGCGGGAAATGCTTTTTCATTTGATGGTGCTTATGCGCAATTTAAGGATGCTCAGGTAACCTCGCAAAATCCCATCCTGACAGAAGGATATGTTTCATTATTTTCGGTTGTCGATCAGTCCAATAACCTAATGAGTTTAGTGGAAGAAAGAAAGAGCGAATTGCCTGAAGCATCATATAAAAATGCTATAGCAATATCCAGATTTATGAGAGCCAATGCTTATTTCTATCTTGTTAGAACTTTTGGAGCTGTACCTATTATTAGTAAAGCAGGTTCTGCAGCACAACCGAAGAGAAATCTCGTTTCAGATGTTTATAAATTTATAAAACAGGATTTAGAATATGCGGCTCAAAATTTACCTGAGAGATCATTAAAAAAAGGGTATGTTACTAAATATGTCGCTATGGGTATTCTTGCAAAAGTGCATTTAACCTTAAACGAATATGCTGAATGTTCCGCTTTAACCCAGAAAATTATTGGAAACCAATATACTTTAATTCAGGATTACGGAAACTTATTTAGCAGCCCCGAAAATAATAATAGTGCTGAGAGTATGTTTGCCTTACAATGGAAAGCGATTGCTACAGAATGGGGAACACAAAATACAAACCAGGCTTATATAGTTCCGGGAGGTACAGGAATAACGGGTGGTGGTGATGGTTGGGGAGTTTACCTGCCTTCTATCTCACTACAAGCTGGATTTGAGCCCAAGGATACAAGAAAAAAGAACACGATTATGACAGATGGTGACTTTTATCCGGAATTGTTGAAAACTCAAGGCGGTTTCACATACAAAAAAATCCTTTCTTCTACAGGAGCCAATTTCAGAAAATACATTGTAGGTTCTGCAGCCGAGAGAAACGATGTGTTTTTCATGAGAACATCACAAAACACAATTATATTAAGATATTCTGATGTTTTATTAATGCATGCCGAAGCGATTTTGGCCGGAGCAGGTTCCACTACTTCTGCAGCTGCTTTAAGTGCTTTTAATGAAGTGAGATCAAGAGCCGGATTACCAGCTAAAACGATACTTACAAGGAATGATCTGTTTAACGAAAGAAGAATTGAATTTGCACTGGAAGGACAGTATTTCTTTGATTTAAAACGCCGCGGTCTGGCCGAAGCAACAGCAATTATTTCACAGCAGGAAGTCGGTTTTTATTCTGACGATGCCAGAACGGAATTGGTTTCCAGAAAGATAACTCCGGGAAGTAATTATTTTGAATTGCCATTACCTCAATCGGCTATTGATACTAATCCATCATTATTAGAACCACCGGTTCCTTTTAACTTCAATTAA